The nucleotide sequence TCTTCCAAATGCAGGTCATCAAGGAACTGGACCTGCGTGAAAATCAAACCCAACCAGTTCCTAAAACCTGATGCACTGGCCAACTCAAAATGTGTCCACCATGTCCCCGCACACCTGTCCACCATCTCTCCAGTCTTTACAGGGAGAAGGCCGGGATGAGGGGAAAGGGACTGGTTTAACTTGAGACGCGTTAGATTCTTTCAACACCTACAAAACTTTTCATCTCAAGTCTTCCGCCACCCTGCCGATAACCCTCGTGTCGCAAGACACTGGCGGCCGACGGCCTGAAACAGCCGGCGGGGAAAATGGTGGCAGCCTCTGTAAAAGAGCCACCCGCAGCATGGACGCTGCGATCAAATAAAGTCCCCGTATTCCGGGGCAACTCACGGATAGAGTTATGGTCATCAATACAAACATCTCGGCCCAGAATGGCGCACGCCTGCTGGGGGAATCATCGGCTATGTTGAGCAAGTCGCTTGCTCGTTTGTCCTCCGGATCGAAAATCGTTTCGCCGGAAGATGACGCTGCAGGTCTCGCGGTCGCGACGCGTTTTGATGCGCAGATCAGCCGCACAGGTGCTGCCAAAAACAACGTTGGCAACGCGACCTCGTTCAACCAGACGCAGGACGGTTTCCTGGGCAAGGTGGCAAAGGCGCTCGATCGTATGAGCGAGCTCACCATTCTGGCGCAAGATGTGACAAAGACCGACGCGGACCGGGCCCTGTACAACCAGGAGTTCAGCACGCTGGGTTCTTATGTTAACAACGTAGCCACAAAAGACTTTAACGGCGTCAGCCTCTTTGGCGGTGCAAGCCTGAGCGTTACGACGGACGGAGACGGCGGAAGCTTCTCCATGACTGGGGTGAATCTGGGTGCCAGTGCCTATACCACGGCCACCAGTTCCACCATCACCTCCACGACCAACGCGGCGACGGCTCTGACCAATGTCAAAGCGGCCATCGTGCAACTGACCACGGACCGTTCCAATGTGGGCGCTAACATCGCCCGCTTGAACTCCACGGCGGAACAGTTGGGCGTGTTGAAGGACAACCTTGCCGCGGCGAACAGCCGTATCAAGGATGTGGATGTGGCCGAAGAAAGCACGCAGCTCGCCCGCTACAACATATTGGTGCAGTCGGGCACCGCGATGCTCTCCCAGGCGAACTCCACGCCGCAGTCAGTGCTGCGTCTGTTAGGCTAAGCCAAGAGCGTGTCCTGACCCGGACCGATCACAAAACCCTCTGGAGCAATCCAGAGGGTTTTCTTTTGTGCAGTGTAGTGGGACAGTCGCCATCGCCTGTCCAGTCTCGTAATTGTCGTCGTCCTCGCACCCTCAATCCGTAGCCACGGACATTAGTCCGCGCTAACTATAATTCCAGTGTTACCTATGTCCTGACTGTGCCCTGCGCCCTCCCCCTCTGAAAACTGAACACTGAAAACTTGAAACTCCTCATGGCACATTCTTCCTCCCGCCCCCTCTCCACCCGGAACTTTTTGCCGCCACACCTCCTCTTTCATCCCTAAACCCCTGCAATTAGGCATCTTTAGCCGGTTGGCATCGTCGTTGCTAAGCAACCGCCGCAATCCCATGACGGGATTTGCCGCCTATACGACCATGAGCCAAAAGATAGATGCCGCCAGCCAGACAGGATTGTCCACCCGCGCCCTTCATGTTCCCACCTGGTTGTCCGGGACGGATCTATCCGCCCTCAAGCACGCCGAAGATATCCTGCAACGCATCCGTGGCCGCATCGCCATCGTCGGCAACGCCACCCCCAAGCGCGCCTACGGCAAGCTCATCGACAGTTACGATTGCATCATCCGCTTCAACAACTTCCGCCTCGAAGGTTTCGCCGATCTCGTGGGCACCCGCACCGATCTTCGCTGCACCACGGGCTGGCATGACATCGAGCACCGCGAGGGCCTGATCGAGTTCAGCCCCTTCACCGCCGATTCCCGCGAAGCCAGCAACCTCGCCACTTTCAGCGCGGCCAATCACCGCCCTGTCCTCGCCGCTCGCACGGACATTCACCCCTTGGTGACTGAAACGCCCAATCCCTCCTGCGGCCTCGCACTCGTCCAACTGTTGAATTCCCTTGGCATAGAAGCCGACCTCTTCGGCTTCGATGGTTTCCAGACCAGCCACTACTGGAATGCTGGGCAAAAGGTCGAGACCTCGCACACGTTGCGCGAGATGGACATCGTCCTCAGCCGTCCGAACATAATTCTGATCGGCGACACTTACCCCTATGCCGAGCTTTACCAGTTCTGCCATGCCGAACACACGGACTACGATGAAAACGTCGGTGCCGAACTCTTTCGCCGCCTGAACAAGAAGGTCACCGGTAAGAAGATTCTGGAATTCGGTGCAGGTAATGGCGGCCTCAGCGCGCAATTGGAGAAATGGGGCAATGAAGTCACCGCCTTTGAAGTCGCTACCAATGCTTTCGACAAGATCCAGTGCTCGCACAAGGTGAACGACTCCGCACTGGGCTTGCCTTACGTCACCGAGAAGCACGATCTCTTCGTCTCCGCTGATGTGCTCGAGCATCTCACCGAGAATGACATCCGCCTCGTGCTGCGCGAAGCCGCCCGCACGTGCAGTGAAATCTTCCTCGCAGTCTCCACACGCCCGAGCGGTTTGCTCGGACCCAAGGGCGAGAATCTGCATCTCACGGTGCGCCCGAATGAATGGTGGGTGCAACAGGTCGGCCGCTGGTTCGAGGTGAAAGCCTATCCCGGCTACGGCCAAGGCCAGCTCGTGCTCGAAGGCGCTCTGCATCGCCGCTCCGCTCTCGCCTACAATCTGTCATCTATTCCCAACGCGAGCGAAACCGTGAAATCCCTCGCCTTGCCGGAAACCTATAAATCCCGCCCAGTCCCTGAATATTTCGAAGACTCGGTCACGCAAGACACCGGCATCATCTGGCAGCCCGAGGTCTATCCTTACGCCGCCTGGCTGGCGAAAGAACTGGGCTGCCACCGCATCATCGATGTCGGCTGCGGGCGCGCGGGCAAACTCGTGAAGATGTCTGCGGAGTTCGCCATCACCGGCCTCGACTTCGGCAGCAACCTGGAATTCTGCCGCACGAATTATCCGCAAGGCCAATGGCGCGAGATCGATTTCGACCAAGCCTCCGATTGGGGTCTGCCCCTCGCCGACTTGAACGACGCTGTGATGATTTGCGCCGATGTCATCGAACATTTGCGCGATCCGCGCCCCTTGCTCGCGAACTTCCGCCGCTGCCTCGCACACTCGCCCGCGTTGATCATCTCCACCCCGGAACGCGAGCTCACTCGCGGTGTCCGCCATGCGGGTCCGCCAGATAATCCCGCGCACACGCGTGAGTGGTCGCTGGAAGAACTCGTGAAGTTGCTGCAAGCCGAAGGCTTCAGCGTGGACTACGCCGGTCTCACACCGAGCAATGACCGCGAACCCGAACATAAAACCATCCTCTGCGTCATCAGCTTGGCCGAAAACAATACGGCTGCACGCTGGTCCACGAAGCATAGTGAAAACGCCTTCGCACCCTTCGCCTATCGAATCGCTCTGCGCGAGCGTAACGGTGACACGTTCGCTGCGAACCCAGTTTTGCCTGCACCAGCTACTCCCGGCGAACTGCTCGCCCAGGGCCGTATCGCTCTGCAGAAGCAAGACCTCGTCACGGCAAAAACCTCTCTCGAACAAGCCGTTCAATTCGGTATTAACGACAAAGACATCTGGACCGCACTCGCCGAATTGCGTCAACGCGCCGGTGAACGCCAGCCTGCGATTGAAGCTTGGCACGAAGCACTTTCCCTCGGCTGCAACGCCAAGGAAGCCTTCTCCGCTCTCGGCTATCTCCACACCGAGCTGGGTCATTTCGATGCCGCCATCACAGCCTATCTTAGCGCCTTGGACGAAGAGCTGACGAATGTGCCGCTGCGCATTCGCCTCGGCTTCGTGCTGCTGCAAGCCGGTCGTCCTATGGATGCCCTGAATGTCTTCCAACAACTGCTCACCGAAGAGCACGAAGAAGTCGAAGTCTTCTGGGGCATGGCCAAGTGCTGTGCCGCTCTTGCTGATTTCGCCACCGCCAAGACCGCGTGTGAATGCGTGCTCGCCGTGCAACCTGATCACACCGAAGCGGAACGTCTCTGGAATCGCCTGAGTGGAAATAGTTCGCAAGCCAAGCAACGCGAATCCGGTTGGTCCTTCTGCCTCATCACGAATGGTAAGCGCCCGCAAAAACTTCAAGCCGAGATCGATTCCATCCGCGCCCTGAACATTCCTGCGTATGAGATTCTCATCGCCGGTGAAGCTCCGGAAAATCTCGATGCCGGGGCGAAATTCATCCCTGCCGTCGATGCCGCTCGTAATGGCCGTCTCGGTGAGATGCGCAATCGCCTCACTGAACAAGCCCGCTTCGATCACCTCGTTGTCGCCGATGATGATCTTCTTTTTCACGGTGATTTCTACACCGGTTTGCAGCAATACGGTGATGCTTGGGATGTCCTCTGCGTGCGTTTTCTGAATCCCGATGGCACGCGCTTCTGGGATTGGGCCACACACGGCGGCATCCGCGGTCACAAGCTGCTCGCCTACACCGAGACGGATGAACACGTCTATGTCACCGGCGGTCTGTGCGTGCTGAAAGCCTCCATCGCCGATCGTGTGCAGTGGGATGACGGCCGTGGTTTCTACCAAGGTGAAGATGTTGATTTCTCTGCCCGTTTGAAAGCCGCTGGCATCACGCCGAAGTTCAATGAACTCAGCACCGTGACACATGACGACGACCGCTACACACAGCGTGAAAACGTCGTGGTGCGCGATTCACTCGAAGTAAAACGCTCCGTGCGCTGGTATGGCCCCATCTTCAACCCGAGCGGTTACGCGAGCGAAGTCATTAACTTCGTCGTGCCGCTCAAGGGCAAGCTCGATCTCGGCATCCATCACCAGAACAACCTCTACTCCGAGAAATTCGTCCAAGGTCTTGCTGCCGATGAGCGCGAAACGCTCTTCGCTCAACGCGACCGCTTCGCTGGCATCAAAGGTGGTATCGCCATTTCGCACAATCCGGCCAATGGTTTCCTGCGTCTGCCGGATGCCGACTACCAGATCGGCCGCACGATGTTCGAGACAGACCGCATTCCCAAAGGCTGGACCCAAGCATGCAACCGCATGGACGAGATCTGGGTGCCGAGCCAGTTCAACGTGGAGACCTTCGCGGCTTGCGGCGTGGAGCGCGACAAACTTGTGATCATGCCCGGTTCGGCGGATGAACATTTCTTCGACCCGAAGAAGCATCAGCCCTTGGCGCTAAAGAATCGTGCTGCCTACAATTTCCTCTCCATCTTCGAGTGGTCCTCGCGCAAAGGCTGGGATGTTCTGCTCGCCACCTATCTGCGCGAATTTTCGGCGGAAGATGATGTGTGCTTCCACCTCCGCACTTATCTCTTCAGCAAGCCGGATGAAGATCCGCGCACGGCGATCGAACGCCGCATCCGCGAATTCGCCGCCACGCTGAACCTTGGCAACAAGCCGTTGCCTCGTATCGAGATCATTGCCGATCAAGTGCCGAGCGCGCAGTTGCCTGCATTCTATCTCGCTGCCGATTGCCTGCTCGCGCCGAGTCGCGGTGAAGGCTGGGGCCGCCCGCAGCATGAAGCCATGCTCATGGAGCGTCCGGTCATCGCAACGAACTGGAGCGCGAACACCGAGTTCATGGCGGATGAGTTCAGCTACCTCATCGACTACGAGATGGTCGAGGCGAAATTGCTGGAGCCGGAGCTGTGGCACTATCGCGGTCATCGCTGGGCAAACCCGAACGAGACGCATCTGCGCAAGCTGTTGCGTCACGTGCAGCAGAATCCCGAAGAAGGTCGCACCAAAGGTCGTCTTGCTCGTCAGCACATGGTCAAGCACTACGGTCGTGAAGTGGTGGCGAACAAAGTCCTGCGCCGCTTGAACGCGATCGAAAGCAAACTCTCCGCACCTTACCTGCCTGCTGTCACCGCACGGACATTGGCGGAAGCCAAAGAAACTAAGTTCCCACAACGCGAACCCGTGGTTTCCTGGGAAGGCACGTATCTCGATTACGGCAGCCTCTCGCACGTGAACCGCGAATTCACTGCCAAGCTGGTCGAGCAAAAGAGCCTGCGTCTGCATCGCGTTTCGCGCCAAGCGAAGCCGACGGTCATTGCTCCCGAGTTCCAACGTCTCGCCAAGCAGATCGCACCGCAAGCGCCGCGCAATGTGGAGATCACCTTGCGCCATGCGTGGCCGCCGGATTTCTCTGCACCGGCTTCTGGCGCGCTAGTCGTCATGCAACCGTGGGAGTTTGGCGCTTTGCCTGCCGAATGGACGAAGGCCATGGAACGTGTGGATGAAGTGTGGGTGAACTCTCAATACGTCCGCCGCGTGTATCTCGATTCGGGTGTCGAACCCTCAAAGGTCAAATACCTGCCGCTAGGCATCAATCCGGATCGCTTTCGCCCGGATGTGAAACCGCTGCCGTTGAACACACAGAAGAAGTTCAAGTTCCTCTTCGTCGGCGGCACGATCCATCGCAAAGGCCCGGATCTACTATTACAAGCCTACCTCAGCAAATTCACCGCTGCCGATGACGTTTGCCTCGTGATCAAAGATTTCGGCGGTCAATCCGTCTATGCTGGCCAGACGCTAGCGGAACAGATTCGCACCGCTCAAGCCACGCCGAACGCGCCGGAGATTTTGTATCTCGATCAAGAGATGCCCGCAGAAGATTTGCCGCGTCTCTACGTAGCGTGCGATTGCCTTGTGCATCCTTATCGCGGCGAAGGTTTCGGTCTGCCCGTGCTAGAAGCGATGGCGTGCGCCTTGCCCGTCATCGTAACGGGTGGCGGCTCCACGGATGATTTCGCTTCCGCCGAAGTTACCTACCGTATCCCGGCTGTGCGTGCCGCATTGGGTAATGAAGTTTCTGGCATGAAGCTGGTGCAGGGTGGCTGGTGGCTCGAACCCATATTCACCGATCTGCAGAAGACCATGCGTGAAGTATTCGAGAATCCGGCGGAAGCCAAGGCGCGTGGCGTGAAGGCGAGCGAGATTGCTCGGCGTGATTGGACATGGGCACAAAGCGTGAAAGCCGCTGAACTGCTCTTGCTCGATCTCGCCGGACGCCGTGAAGCGGCGCAACAGGCTGAGTTAGCCAAACGCTTCGCCAAAGCCCCCGCGATCCATCTGCCCCGGGCTGCGTTGCTCGGCGATTTGCGCGGAGCGCGTGAAGCGATGGACAAGCGCGTGTTGCCTCTCGCTTGGGAACGCACGGTCAAGGCGTTGAATGAACGTCCCTTCCATCCTGAAGCGTGGTTGCTGCTTGCTGATGTCGCGCAAGCCATGGGTGACATCACCATGGCCATTCATTGCGCGCATGAAGCAAAGAAACTCACGCCTCGCTGGAAAGAAGTGCAGCGCAAGCTAGGTTCTCTGGATGAACGCAAGCAGGCCGGTTACTTCACCTGGCCCGCCTTGCCGGTGAAACCCACTGAACCGCGTGTCTCGGTCTGCCTCATCACCAGGAACGAAGAGCGCTTTTTGAAGCAATGCCTCGAATCGGTGAAAGACCTCGCCTGGCAGATCGTGGTGATGGATACCGGCTCGACGGACAAGACAGTGGAGATCGCCAAGTCATTCGGTGCCGAGGTTTATCATACCACGTGGCAAAACGATTTCAGCGCCGCACGTAATGCCGCCATGGAATATGTGCGCGGTGATTGGGTGCTATCGCTAGATGCAGATGAGGAATTATTGCCCGAAGCCAAAGCGACATTGCGCAAGGAGATTCAGAGCGGTGATGCCATCGCGTATCGTCTGCCCATCATCGACATCGGTCGCGAAGACGAAGGCTGCAGCTACATCCCGCGCCTGTTCCGCAATGCGCACGGCCTCTTCTACGTGAGCCGCGTGCATGAGCAGATCTTCAGCAGCGTGGAAGTGCGCCGCCGCCAGTGGTCCATGGAGAACAAGCTCAGCACAGCTGCTATTCGCCACCATGGCTATCAGGAGCAGATCGTGCGCAATCGTGAGAAGAGCGCGCGCAACCTCAAACTGCTTGAACTCGCCCTCGAAGAATGGCCGAACGAGCCGAATCTGCTCATGAGCATGGGCCTTGAACTGGCACGCATCGGCCAGATTGAAGACGGCCTGAGCTTTTACCTCGAAGCATTCCAAGTCCTGAGCCATAAGCCCGCTGATGAAGTGGCGCCGGAATTGCGCGAGACGTTGCTTTCGCAATTCACCACGCAACTCATGGCCACGCGCCAGTTCGGTGAGATCGTGCAGGTTCTCAATTCGCCGCTGGCCTTGAGCCAGACCGGATTGGTGGCATCGCACCATTTCACCATGGGGCTCGCATTCATGGAGCTGAAGCAACCGGCGCAGGCCATCGAGCAATTCCGCAAATGCCTCGCCAAACGCGAGCAACGTTCGCTCGCACCAGTAAATAAAGAGATCCACAAGGCGGGCCCGCATCACTGCCTCGCCAACT is from Verrucomicrobiia bacterium and encodes:
- a CDS encoding glycosyltransferase family 29 protein → MTGFAAYTTMSQKIDAASQTGLSTRALHVPTWLSGTDLSALKHAEDILQRIRGRIAIVGNATPKRAYGKLIDSYDCIIRFNNFRLEGFADLVGTRTDLRCTTGWHDIEHREGLIEFSPFTADSREASNLATFSAANHRPVLAARTDIHPLVTETPNPSCGLALVQLLNSLGIEADLFGFDGFQTSHYWNAGQKVETSHTLREMDIVLSRPNIILIGDTYPYAELYQFCHAEHTDYDENVGAELFRRLNKKVTGKKILEFGAGNGGLSAQLEKWGNEVTAFEVATNAFDKIQCSHKVNDSALGLPYVTEKHDLFVSADVLEHLTENDIRLVLREAARTCSEIFLAVSTRPSGLLGPKGENLHLTVRPNEWWVQQVGRWFEVKAYPGYGQGQLVLEGALHRRSALAYNLSSIPNASETVKSLALPETYKSRPVPEYFEDSVTQDTGIIWQPEVYPYAAWLAKELGCHRIIDVGCGRAGKLVKMSAEFAITGLDFGSNLEFCRTNYPQGQWREIDFDQASDWGLPLADLNDAVMICADVIEHLRDPRPLLANFRRCLAHSPALIISTPERELTRGVRHAGPPDNPAHTREWSLEELVKLLQAEGFSVDYAGLTPSNDREPEHKTILCVISLAENNTAARWSTKHSENAFAPFAYRIALRERNGDTFAANPVLPAPATPGELLAQGRIALQKQDLVTAKTSLEQAVQFGINDKDIWTALAELRQRAGERQPAIEAWHEALSLGCNAKEAFSALGYLHTELGHFDAAITAYLSALDEELTNVPLRIRLGFVLLQAGRPMDALNVFQQLLTEEHEEVEVFWGMAKCCAALADFATAKTACECVLAVQPDHTEAERLWNRLSGNSSQAKQRESGWSFCLITNGKRPQKLQAEIDSIRALNIPAYEILIAGEAPENLDAGAKFIPAVDAARNGRLGEMRNRLTEQARFDHLVVADDDLLFHGDFYTGLQQYGDAWDVLCVRFLNPDGTRFWDWATHGGIRGHKLLAYTETDEHVYVTGGLCVLKASIADRVQWDDGRGFYQGEDVDFSARLKAAGITPKFNELSTVTHDDDRYTQRENVVVRDSLEVKRSVRWYGPIFNPSGYASEVINFVVPLKGKLDLGIHHQNNLYSEKFVQGLAADERETLFAQRDRFAGIKGGIAISHNPANGFLRLPDADYQIGRTMFETDRIPKGWTQACNRMDEIWVPSQFNVETFAACGVERDKLVIMPGSADEHFFDPKKHQPLALKNRAAYNFLSIFEWSSRKGWDVLLATYLREFSAEDDVCFHLRTYLFSKPDEDPRTAIERRIREFAATLNLGNKPLPRIEIIADQVPSAQLPAFYLAADCLLAPSRGEGWGRPQHEAMLMERPVIATNWSANTEFMADEFSYLIDYEMVEAKLLEPELWHYRGHRWANPNETHLRKLLRHVQQNPEEGRTKGRLARQHMVKHYGREVVANKVLRRLNAIESKLSAPYLPAVTARTLAEAKETKFPQREPVVSWEGTYLDYGSLSHVNREFTAKLVEQKSLRLHRVSRQAKPTVIAPEFQRLAKQIAPQAPRNVEITLRHAWPPDFSAPASGALVVMQPWEFGALPAEWTKAMERVDEVWVNSQYVRRVYLDSGVEPSKVKYLPLGINPDRFRPDVKPLPLNTQKKFKFLFVGGTIHRKGPDLLLQAYLSKFTAADDVCLVIKDFGGQSVYAGQTLAEQIRTAQATPNAPEILYLDQEMPAEDLPRLYVACDCLVHPYRGEGFGLPVLEAMACALPVIVTGGGSTDDFASAEVTYRIPAVRAALGNEVSGMKLVQGGWWLEPIFTDLQKTMREVFENPAEAKARGVKASEIARRDWTWAQSVKAAELLLLDLAGRREAAQQAELAKRFAKAPAIHLPRAALLGDLRGAREAMDKRVLPLAWERTVKALNERPFHPEAWLLLADVAQAMGDITMAIHCAHEAKKLTPRWKEVQRKLGSLDERKQAGYFTWPALPVKPTEPRVSVCLITRNEERFLKQCLESVKDLAWQIVVMDTGSTDKTVEIAKSFGAEVYHTTWQNDFSAARNAAMEYVRGDWVLSLDADEELLPEAKATLRKEIQSGDAIAYRLPIIDIGREDEGCSYIPRLFRNAHGLFYVSRVHEQIFSSVEVRRRQWSMENKLSTAAIRHHGYQEQIVRNREKSARNLKLLELALEEWPNEPNLLMSMGLELARIGQIEDGLSFYLEAFQVLSHKPADEVAPELRETLLSQFTTQLMATRQFGEIVQVLNSPLALSQTGLVASHHFTMGLAFMELKQPAQAIEQFRKCLAKREQRSLAPVNKEIHKAGPHHCLANCLAQLGKKDEARASYEQARKLAPESVAVLFDYAKFEQSLGHPVEALQLLHALISLEPRQEAFWGLGGQIALSRADFYEFAADWSAEAVKHHPNSLLLARQHAEALTLNRNLTEALTWWKQSQGAAQPAGRAAIVICELAGGMPLTPLETRHQELVSREFIQWYRRLVEAQALDTVEKINRRLEHLETVLPSAAQALTAVLQVAEVTSA
- a CDS encoding flagellin; the encoded protein is MVINTNISAQNGARLLGESSAMLSKSLARLSSGSKIVSPEDDAAGLAVATRFDAQISRTGAAKNNVGNATSFNQTQDGFLGKVAKALDRMSELTILAQDVTKTDADRALYNQEFSTLGSYVNNVATKDFNGVSLFGGASLSVTTDGDGGSFSMTGVNLGASAYTTATSSTITSTTNAATALTNVKAAIVQLTTDRSNVGANIARLNSTAEQLGVLKDNLAAANSRIKDVDVAEESTQLARYNILVQSGTAMLSQANSTPQSVLRLLG